The genomic stretch ATGACCACCTCGCGGGCCCTCTGGCGGTGGCTATCACCGGGCAAGTTCTGGACCGAGGCATGCTGGTCGAGGAAAACGGCGGCTTTCGCGTCTGTGGCCACGAGACCTGGCAAAAGCTGGGCGTGCACCCGCCGCAAATGCCTGCATCTGCGCAGGCGCGCCAGCCCTTTGCCCGCCCCTGCATGGATTGGACCGAGCGCAAGCTGCATGTAGCAGGTCCGCTGGGAAAACAGATCCTTGCTCATTTCTTTGATCAGGGCTGGGTGACGCGCAACAGCCACAAACGCGGGCTGCAGATGACCGGCGTCGGGGCACGGGCGCTGGAGAACATTCTTGGACTACGCTGTGAGGAACTGACCAATGCCTGAGGTCTTTGACACAATCCACTGCGACCGCTTTAGGCTCTGGACCCATTCATCTTACGTGCTCAGTTTGACAGATTTTTCGCTGGTTAGGAGCATCTGCGCAGGAATAGTGGTTCTATTTCAATCAGATGTGACGCGTCCAGCGGGAAAATCCGTCAAACCCGAAGGGCAACGATTTCACTTCATTTCAATGTCTCGGATCGCTTGCAAATAGAACCACTATTGGCTGCGCACCCCAAGCCCCTGAAATCTCGTGAAATAGCCGCTGAGCATGTAAGATTAATGGGTCCAGAGCCTAGCATCGAACAGGGCACACGGGTGCTGGTTCAGGTGCCACAGGAGGCCGCCGGGCGGGTTTTGCAGGCGGTGCTGTCTCAGGAGCCATTGCACTGGGGGGACTACGATCAAGTGGCATTTACCACCCGCGCCGGGGTGCAGCAGTTTCGCACCCTGCCACAGGCCCGCAACCGGGCCACGGATCAGGCCGTCGCGGTGGCCTGTGTCGAGCTGCAGATCTTTGTGCCCAAGCAGGGGCAAGCGTTGGAGCCGCTGCTCTGTGCCATTTACCACGCCCACCCCTATGAAGAACCGGTGATCCAGCTGATTGCGGCAGCGCGCAGCCTGCATCGACGCGGCCAGGATGAGGCAAACCCAAACCGGTTTTGGAACCAGGAGACCGCCGATTGGGTGCCGGAGGCGCATCGTTGAGGCAGGGCCTGCGTAGGCTGAGGTCGGGCAGGTGCAAAACACCTTGATTAATCTCGTCGTTGCGGCGATTCTCAGGATATGACTATGGATCCCATTCCGCCCAAGCCGGGCGTGCCTATCCCGCAGCAAGTGGCCTTTGACCGACGTGAGATGTCGGTGATCATGTCGCTCTATGGCCGTATGGTGGCCGCCGGAGAGTGGCGTGATTACGGGATTTCCTGCCTGCGGGAGCTTGCGGTGTTTTCAGTGTTTCGCCGCACCGCTGAAAATCCGCTGTACCGGATCGAAAAACACCCCAAACTGCGCAATCGTCAGGGGCTTTATGCGGTGGTGGGGATGGATGGCCAGATCCTGAAACGCGGCAGCGACCTGAAGGCGGTGCTGCGGGTGTTGGAACGCAAACTCATCCGGGCGGTTAAATAGCCAGCGCTCCGGTGTGGCTCAGCCGATCTGCGGCAACCGCCGGTGTGCCGTTACTGGGCCGTCGCCCTGGTCGGCAATGCGGGCAATCGCCTGCTGCAACGGTTCCAGCGCCACAGCCATGGCATGGACATTGGCATGTAGCAGGGTGTCGGGGTCGTGAACCCAGGCAACATGGCCCTTCCAGAACAACAGATCTCCAGGTTGATAGGCGCTGCCGGGGGGCAGAAGTGTTCCCAATTGGCGCTCTTGTGGGCCGCTGTCGCCGGGGCAGGCAATGCCACAGGCGAGGCAGGCCAGTTGCACCAGCCCCGAGCAATCAATGCCAAAGCGGCTGTTGCCGCCCCAAAGGTAAGGTGTGCCAAGGAACCCCATGGCCACAGACAGCGGATCGCGCAGCTGCTGCTCCATCGGGGTAAGATGCACCCTTGGGATATAGCCCTGATCGGTTTTTGCAAATCTGCCCTCAAAGCCTGAGACCAGGACCTGACTGCCAAAGCTGAGCGCGGCCAGGTCGGGGGATTTGAAATCGGCAGCGCTATAGGCGTGGCTGGCTGGGGCGCTGATCCAATGGCTGTTGGTTTGCGCCGGGGCCAGGGCCGCATCGGGCAGATAGCCGTGGTAGCCATCCTTGGTGGCGCGAATATGGGCCCAGCCCTGATTCTGATCCAGGATCTCTACCGCCTCACCACACAAAAGTTGCCGATCACGCGGCCCGTCGGGGGCGCGCAACAGGTCAACAACAGGCAGGGCAATACGTGCACATTCTGAG from Phaeobacter sp. G2 encodes the following:
- a CDS encoding metalloregulator ArsR/SmtB family transcription factor translates to MTTPRFDIIGQALSDASRTRMLCELMEGRSFTNKELASAAGITAQTATAHLRMLQNAGLVLAEKRGRCVFHRLANSEVAGVLEQLAAIAPSSHLHLAQRRKAGDIAPLRSCYDHLAGPLAVAITGQVLDRGMLVEENGGFRVCGHETWQKLGVHPPQMPASAQARQPFARPCMDWTERKLHVAGPLGKQILAHFFDQGWVTRNSHKRGLQMTGVGARALENILGLRCEELTNA
- a CDS encoding DUF2794 domain-containing protein: MDPIPPKPGVPIPQQVAFDRREMSVIMSLYGRMVAAGEWRDYGISCLRELAVFSVFRRTAENPLYRIEKHPKLRNRQGLYAVVGMDGQILKRGSDLKAVLRVLERKLIRAVK
- a CDS encoding C40 family peptidase yields the protein MSESGSECARIALPVVDLLRAPDGPRDRQLLCGEAVEILDQNQGWAHIRATKDGYHGYLPDAALAPAQTNSHWISAPASHAYSAADFKSPDLAALSFGSQVLVSGFEGRFAKTDQGYIPRVHLTPMEQQLRDPLSVAMGFLGTPYLWGGNSRFGIDCSGLVQLACLACGIACPGDSGPQERQLGTLLPPGSAYQPGDLLFWKGHVAWVHDPDTLLHANVHAMAVALEPLQQAIARIADQGDGPVTAHRRLPQIG